One genomic window of Nicotiana sylvestris chromosome 10, ASM39365v2, whole genome shotgun sequence includes the following:
- the LOC138879814 gene encoding uncharacterized protein, translating into MKGVMRFGNKVKLTPQYIGLFDMLERVGEVAYRLSLPPSLLVVYLVFLVSILQNYYEDLSHVLDFSSVQLDEDLAYEKEPMAILDRQVRKLRSKNIASVKV; encoded by the coding sequence atgaagggtgtgatgagatttgggaataaggTCAAGTTGACCCCTCAGTATATTGGTCTTTTCGATATGTTGGAGAGAGTTGGTGAGGTGGCCTACAGActttctttgccacccagcttattgGTAGTTTATCTGGTATTTCTCGTTTCCATACTTCAAAACTACTATGAggatctgtcgcacgtgttggattttagttcagtgcAGTTAGATGAGGATCTTGCTTATGAGAAGGAGCCGATGGCCATTTTGGATAGGCAAGTTCGGAAGCTGAGGTcgaagaatattgcatcagtgaaggtttag